One Cuculus canorus isolate bCucCan1 chromosome 1, bCucCan1.pri, whole genome shotgun sequence DNA segment encodes these proteins:
- the FGL2 gene encoding fibroleukin, whose product MMQALPPISENSVGSLITPRLEAALIKFHFYILPHTASFSAKMKLLLYLFLLKTALLAVTNVFAVVLEDEEDAKEGKVTETCPIKLKTNRKCDEGEDCPYQINLPPMTMQLPKEFRLLEKTLKEVQTLKEAVNKLKKCCQDCKLQADDNRERDSSNEFLPPNAEALAENSEIQDNRVKELQSKVNRMATSLKNAKNQIQTLQGRLEKMSLINMNNVEHYVDSKVANLTFVVNSLDNKCSTKCPAMQPKPVIQIMQRDCGDHYTAGRRSNGIYRISPDPRNASFEVYCDMQTQGGGWTVLQRRQDGSTNFNRTWNDYKNGFGNLSREFWLGNDKIHLLTKSQEMQLRIELEDFDGIREYAKYEHFYVANEYLKYRLSVHGYSGTAGDALHYSKHYNHDQKFFTTPDKDNDRYPSGNCGAYYSSGWWFDACLSANLNGKYYHKKYKGVRNGIFWGTWHGMSDGIPSGYRQAFKSVKIMIRPKSFVR is encoded by the exons ATGATGCAAGCACTCCCACCCATTTCTGAGAACAGTGTAGGCAGTCTGATAACTCCCAGGCTTGAAGCTGCCCTTATAAAGTTCCACTTTTACATACTTCCTCATACTGCTAGTTTCTCTGCAAAGATGAAGCTTCTCCTTTACTTATTCTTGCTGAAGACAGCTCTCCTTGCTGTaacaaatgtttttgcagttgttttagaagatgaagaggatgctaaagaaggaaaagttacTGAGACCTGTCCTATAAAGCTCAAAACTAATCGGAAATGTGATGAAGGTGAGGATTGTCCATATCAGATAAATCTGCCTCCAATGACCATGCAGTTACCCAAAGAATTCAGACTGCTTGAGAAGACTCTCAAAGAAGTACAGACACTTAAGGAAGCAGTAAACAAGCTGAAGAAATGCTGCCAAGATTGCAAGCTGCAGGCAGATGACAACCGAGAAAGAGACAGTAGCAATGAATTCCTTCCACCAAATGCAGAAGCTCTagcagaaaacagtgaaatccAAGATAACAGAGTGAAGGAACTGCAAAGCAAAGTTAACAGAATGGCAACCagcttaaaaaatgcaaagaaccAGATTCAGACACTGCAGGGTCGTTTAGAGAAGATGAGCCTCATAAATATGAACAATGTAGAACATTATGTTGACAGCAAAGTTGCTAATTTGACATTTGTTGTGAACAGCCTTGATAACAAATGTTCTACTAAATGTCCAGCAATGCAACCAAAACCTG TTATACAAATAATGCAGAGAGACTGTGGTGATCATTACACAGCAGGCAGAAGGAGTAACGGAATCTACAGGATTAGCCCTGACCCCAGAAATGCTAGCTTTGAAGTTTACTGTGACATGCAAACACAAGGAGGTGGCTGGACAGTGCTGCAACGGCGACAGGATGGTAGCACTAACTTTAACAGAACCTGGAACGACTACAAAAATGGCTTTGGAAACCTCAGCAGGGAGTTTTGGCTTGGGAATGACAAAATTCACCTCTTGACAAAGAGCCAGGAAATGCAACTGAGAATTGAACTTGAAGATTTCGATGGTATCAGGGAGTATGCGAAATACGAACACTTCTATGTGGCCAACGAATATCTAAAATACCGTCTAAGTGTTCACGGCTATAGCGGCACAGCAGGAGATGCTCTTCACTACAGCAAGCACTACAACCATGACCAAAAGTTCTTCACAACTCCAGACAAGGACAATGATAGGTATCCTTCAGGAAACTGTGGAGCATACTACAGCTCTGGCTGGTGGTTTGATGCATGCTTGTCTGCCAACCTCAATGGCAAGTACTACCACAAGAAATACAAAGGTGTTCGCAATGGCATTTTCTGGGGTACATGGCATGGTATGTCTGACGGTATTCCCAGTGGATACAGGCAAGCCTTTAAATCAGTAAAAATCATGATAAGACCCAAAAGTTTCGTGAGGTAA